The Thermus brockianus genome window below encodes:
- the rplA gene encoding 50S ribosomal protein L1 — protein sequence MPKHGKRYRALLEKVDPSKVYTIDEAARLVKELATAKFDETVEVHAKLGIDPRKSDQNVRGTVALPHGLGKQVRVLAIAKGEKIKEAEEAGADYVGGEEIIQKILDGWMDFDAVVATPDVMGAVGSKLGRILGPRGLLPNPKAGTVGFNIGEIIREIKAGRIEFRNDKTGAIHAPVGKASFPPEKLADNIRAFIKALEASKPEAAKGTFLRSVYVTSTMGPSIRINPHS from the coding sequence ATGCCTAAGCACGGCAAGCGCTACCGCGCCCTCTTGGAGAAGGTGGACCCCAGCAAGGTCTACACCATTGACGAGGCGGCCCGGTTGGTGAAGGAGCTGGCCACGGCCAAGTTTGACGAGACCGTGGAGGTCCACGCCAAGCTGGGCATTGACCCCCGCAAGTCCGACCAGAACGTGCGGGGCACCGTTGCCTTGCCCCACGGCCTGGGCAAGCAGGTGCGGGTTCTGGCCATCGCCAAGGGGGAGAAGATCAAGGAGGCGGAGGAGGCCGGGGCCGACTACGTGGGCGGGGAGGAGATCATCCAGAAGATCCTGGATGGCTGGATGGACTTTGACGCCGTGGTGGCCACCCCGGACGTGATGGGGGCGGTGGGCTCAAAGCTGGGCCGCATCCTGGGCCCTAGGGGCCTCCTGCCTAACCCCAAGGCGGGCACCGTGGGCTTCAACATCGGGGAGATCATCCGGGAGATCAAGGCGGGGCGGATTGAGTTCCGCAACGACAAGACCGGGGCCATCCACGCCCCTGTGGGCAAGGCGAGCTTCCCCCCGGAGAAGCTGGCCGATAACATCCGCGCCTTCATCAAGGCCCTCGAGGCCAGCAAGCCCGAGGCGGCCAAGGGCACCTTCCTGCGCTCGGTCTACGTGACGAGCACCATGGGGCCGAGCATCCGCATCAACCCCCACTCCTAA